The Cutaneotrichosporon cavernicola HIS019 DNA, chromosome: 5 DNA segment gccatctcgtcggAGAGCTCGCTGTCCACGCTGAGGAAgtacctcgacgacccggcgcgcgaggtgcgcgagaCGTGCGAgatcgccgtcgccaagaTCGAGTACGACCATACGCCGGAGGGCAAGGCCCGCCTGCCAAAGTGAGTCCACTGAGGTGCGGGCCGAGGTGTCTGCATCTCGGGCACGAGCCAGAAGGTGGCCCAGACAAGCCCAGATCCCGCCACGTCAACTGTACACAGACACCTGTGAAGCAAAGCACgcactgacaccagccccGCGTTCCCCACGATCGACCCTgctccctcctcgtccaagGAGCCCGTGGCGGACCTGCGCGTGgccctcctcaacaccaAGCTCCCCCTCTTTGAGCGCTACCGCGCCATGTTCGCACTGCGCGACTACGGAGGTGCGGAGCGTGACgccgtccgcgccctcgccgacggctTTAGCGACAGCTCGGCTCTCTTCCGCCACGAGATCGCGTACATCTTCGGGCAGCTGAGCTCGCCTCACTCGATCCCGTCTCTTCTGCGTGTGCTCCgtgacgacgccgaggaggagatggtgcGCCACGAGGCGGCTGAAGCGCTGGGCGGTATCGCcagcgacggcgccgacgccgacattgACCCTCGCGACGACCCTCTTCCCGAGGGCGGTGTCTTGGCTATTCTCCGCGACTGGGCTGTGCGTCCCGAGGCGCCCGAGGTCGTCCGCGAGAGCTGCCAGGTCGCCATCGACATGTGGGAGTACGAGAACAGCACCGACCAGTTCAACCccctcgacaagctcgctACCGACTCCAAGTCGTACACTACCGGCATGGAGCGTagcgcgcacgccgccgtTGCCGCTGGCATCTCGGCCTAGTCTCATTAACTTCGTTGTTCATAGATCTCAAATACCCTTAGACCATGCATGTACCTTCTAGTCTGCTGACATGTAGTCTAACTGGTCTACGTCTATGCTGAGATGGCGGAGACTTCGAGCGCCAATTCGGTCACGCGCTTCTCATTAAGCGCCTTGGCGCGCGTCAGAAGGACCTGCTTGCCCTCCTTCACAGAGCCTACAGCGAGGTTACCCTTGATGGGCGACGACAGTAGGTTGCCGAACGCCACACCCGCACGGTAGATGGTTTCGCTGTCAGTGGACTCGCTCTTCAGGATGTGCACaatgaggccgaggagaccGCCAGCCTGCGAAGCTGGAAGCTTGTTGTCAAGTGCAGTGATCGAGTAGCTGATAGTCAGCTCCAGTCAAAGGTGAGGGGGTTGAACTCACTTGAGTGCAATGGTGGCAAACGGCTGCTTGGCGTTGCCCAGGCTGGCCCAAGGCCTGCCCGTGATCAGGTCGTCGAATATGCCTTGTCCGGCAGCCGCAACCATTGTAGACTGCCCTGCGGCGCTGTTGAACatgttggcgagggcacGCAGAGCAAGCAGTGTGTTGGTCGCCCTGGCCTTCTCCACAGGTCCGGTGCTGCTCCAACCAGCCATGACCAGGAGGGCCTTTGGCACATCGGCGCAGCTGGCAAACGCAGGCGAGTACAGTGCGAGTACGCGGAGGATGTCAACCACTGGGCGTCAGTAACAGAGCCTCACAACACCACTCACGAGGGAAGCGGTGCGCCTCGGCCCAGCGTtgtccaagctcgagcaACTTGATAGGGTCGTAACTCTCCTGTCCAGCGGGCTTGTCTGCGGCGACAATGAcaaccgcctcgtcgaggcacGCCTTAGTCGCATTGTCCATCACGAGCTTAGGCTGGTACTGTCAGACTGAGTACGCGGTGAAGGTACCCaccgatgacgacgacagctCCTGGTCGAACTGCTCAAGCTTGCCCTGCGCCGCCTTGGCGTTGATCTTCTTGAACGTCAGATAGGCCTTGACAGGCAGGATTCTGCTGGTAGGGGCTGATGGAGTGCTCTGATACGATGAAGGGCCTGTCAGCGGGTCCGCTCCGCCATACCCTCCGGTGCTGCCAGTAgtgacgccgccgccggtgTAGCGCGAACCTCCAGTGAATGGGTCAGCGGACTGGGCCCCACCGCTGCCTGTCGTCACGCCTCCTCCAGTGTATCGAGTGGCGCCCGTATAGGGGTCGGCGTAGCTGCTGCTCCCTGtcccgagctcgacgcctcCAGTGTTCTTCTGGATGAAgtcgacgacctgctcgGCGTATCCACCTGGGAGGTCATTCCGGTCCAGGAAGCGCTGCGCCGCAACCCAGGGGTTCTCTGGACGTCAGTCGCCGCCGCAACCGTGTTAGCTCACCAGTCACATTGTAAGGAAGCTTCAATGGCGGCATGCCCTCGGACACGTCCACGTCGAAGACATGGTCGTactccttgccctcgtaCAACTGCTTCCGGCCCGAGCcaacggcgtcgacgacctggcCAATCTGCTGCCATGTGGAATTGGCGGCTTGCCACTACGTGTCAGCGGATTCTCTGAATAAAACAAACCTGATACGCCTCAACGTTGTCGTTGTTGTTGATCATGATCACCTGGCCATCCTTCTTGCCTGGATATCAACTCCAGCCCATGGCACTCATCAGCTTACCCTCTCGTCCAAGCGCCTCCATGCCTGGAAGGTCCGTCCGCTTCACATCACCAACCTGGCTCCTGTCGATCAGCAAAAGTTTCAACGTAGACCCACTTGTCCAgcttgcgctcgccgacctccttgtCCCACTGAGCGAGGCTCTCCGCGTCAGCCTTGAGATCGTCAGAGCGCGTGAAGAAGCGAATGGTCGAGTCCGCAGCCGCCGAGACGAGGTAGAATCCGGGTTCCTTTGCCTGAGGAGCGACAGCACAAGACCAGATggagagggaaggatgGTTGATGGTCTGAACGAGCTCGGtttctgctgtcagttgaTGCCAAATGTTATACTAAGCTGAACTCGGCACTCACCGGACCAGAGGCGCAGcgtgccgtcctcgccggAGCTCACTGCCCCCGATCCGTCAGGCAGCGCTGCGACACTGTATACGAACGACGTGTGgcccgagagcgagcgGACGGGAGCCGGCTGATCAAAGCTGTAGAGGTTGACAAGGCCGTCGTTGCCGCAGCTCCAGAATCCCTGACCATCGGCGCGCAGGCTGAGCCCTCGGACCGGCTCCGTGTGGCCGGTATACGTCTGGAGCGGGGTTGAGCGACCGTTCGCGATGTCAATGGCGTGGAGGGTGATAGTCTTGTCCGCGGACGCGGTGAGGACGCGATCCTCGCCGACAAACTTGACAGCCCACACGGCCTGCTTGTGTCCTTCAATAGCAAGCACCTTCTTAAAGTCCTTCCACACGATGACGGTCATATCCCAACTTCCCGATGCAATGAGGCCGTCCTGGCTCGCGTCTATGCAGCATAGATTCTGGCGATGCTCGATGAGGGTGTGGAACGGCTCAATCGTGGGTGCGTCGGCGGTCGACGCATCGTTCGTCACCGCTGGGATGAGGTAGGTCGAGAGGAGGCCCTTGGACGACCCAATGAGCATGTAATCTGCTGTTAGCGCTTCACACGCAGGGTGCGCACCGTCGCCCTGATAGTGCACGCTGGTAACGCAGCTGACATAATCGCgctcgagttcctcgacgcgcagcTTGGCGTCCCAGTCCTTGCCGTTGGTCGAGGGACCCCAAAGGATGGCAGAGCCGTCGCGAGACGCCGACAGGAGCAGCGGTTTGGATGGGTTGGGAACGGCGACTGCGCGCACGTCAGACGAATGCCCGTGGAGGGTGAATGCCAGCTGGTAAGGCTTGGCCGCCATCTTGAAAGAGTGAGTGAGTAATCAGTACAATGGCAGGTGATGACGGCGAGTCATCAACGCTGAGACGCGCAggtggagggcgacggGTCATCGTTGACCACGTGGATCTTCCGGCCAACCCCGCACTTTCAGACGTCATTTGTTTGTGTGGGCGGTCTGGGCAGACTATTCTTGTCTAAAGCCGTAAAGCAGAGGATGACCCCTCTTATCGATTGTATCCTCGACATGTCTCACTCTGGATAACGCCAAAACTGGTAGATGACTgtcatcctcttcatcctcacGCTTCATCCTCACGCTTCACGCTTCACGCTTCACGCTTTGCTGGGACACCTGGCCATTCGATCTCTGACTCTTGTTTCGGGTATCGTGAATATGAAGGACGGACTGACAACCCATGTGGTTCTGGCTGGGGAATCTCTGACCTTgcctcaatctcctccctcctcgttctccttCACTCGCCTGACAGCTAATTCCAGCTGcacccaacctcctcggcacctTCTTTAGGCACTACCTCACACCAGGCAAGAACCGCGAAGGTGACGATGGCAAGGATACGGCGCGGGTGCAGTTGATGTACGACCAGGGTGAGCTAATGGCTTGACCAAGTTAAATTGACACCAGTGTTTGAGCTTGTGCACGCGAGCCAACAGGTCGTCGGACATTGACATCAGCGTGTCCTCTACATCTCAAACCTGTGAGCTAAACTGCAACCAAGTTTAGCTGGCATCAGACATACTGCCGACTCGCTGCAGAAGCTCTGTCAACAACGCACCCCTATCCCACCATGGGTGGCAATGCACCGCGTCTGCATTCCGCAAAGCATGTCTGCGCGAGCAGCCGACACCCTCGTCACTGCTCTCGGAGGTCCGGAGATGGCATTCAAGGTCGGGGGTGGGAACAAGTGGTGGCAAGTCCCGCAGGGTCAGGTGTCGAGTGCGAGTGGATCGTGATACatgcgcgacgaggcgcgcgtACGTACGGGTGGCAGATGACGACTGTTTgggaagggcaagggcaaggcgaaggaggggaaggaggaggatggcaCGATTCGTGCATGATATGCCTGTGAATCTATGCATGCCAAGTGTCTAACACGTATCTATCCCCCATCTGCAGGCTTGGGTTCAGCCACCATCACCCAGAAAGTGTGTGGCACACCTGCGATATCCCATTCGTCGTATCCCTTGGCCTGGAACCCGAGGTGCTCGTAGAACGCGACCTGCAtcagcgccagcgccagcgccatctcgccagACTCACATTATCTGCCGACTGCGTGCTCAGGCGCAGACTCCCTCCCTGCTCTGCAGCCCGTGCGAGCGCCATGCGCATCAGTGCACCAGCCATTCCGCGCTTCTCATATGCCGGCGCAACGCCAAGCCACGAGATGTGGAAGCTGTCTCCTGGCCAAGAACGCGCCGTGAGTGCAGCACTAGCCTTGGCGATGCGGTGGTACCGCTCCACAGCGACTTTGGGGAGGccagcgagctcggcgtcgtacGGTGTAGGTCCGTCCGGTCTGCATCAGCAACACGAGGTAAAGAAGGATGACTCACGGACATCCGGGAAGCTTGAAGATGACGAGCGCAGCCACGTCGCGTCCCTCAATACCACCCTCCCTGTCTCCGAGGATACACCACACCTCGTGTCCCGGATTTGACAGGCTTGCATACGCGATCTTTTTGAGCTGTAGGGCGTGCCAATACTCTCCATCGGGGAGACCCTTGAGCTGCGCCGTTGAGGGGTAGAACGTCTCGAGGCTGAAACTCGCGACGTACgacgcgacgagggcgtcaaCGGTGGCAGCCGACATGTCGGTCacgagggtgagcttgTGCGGCTTGGGCATGGTGATGTGGTGATGTTGTGGGCGGTCGGCGTTCTCTATGTAGTAACCGGTGATTGCGGTTACTAACCGCCCACGACTCATGACTTTGGGTCGAGTCGAGTGAGTGTACCACATGGTGCACTCGCGTTTGCGTCTCGGTTCTATCTGATGCAGGCCCAGcatgtgtgtgtgtgtgtgagTGCGTGTGCTCTGACCTGGTCATGCCTGCCAGTCCACAGGAAAGCCATTATCGGCTCTACCCACTTCCATTTGGAGTGCTTGAATCTCAGCTTCATTACAGTGGGGGATATCGGAGCTCCAAAGACATTCATCACCAGTCCTCCAGGCCTCCAGACTTGCCCTCAGCAATTCATGGCCAAAGAGCCAGTCAGCATTCAGCTCCTTAAGAGCAAAAGGGTATACGAGCTCAGCAAAAGAGTTATCAGCTCTGGACGAGTTAGGAATCGAACCAAAGACCTTTCCAAATATCTCATTAAGAATCATCTTAATGCGAATGGAacgctctaccaactgagctaCACGCCCGTTCAAGCTGATGCCTTTGTCTCATTTCGTCTGGGCATAGTTGTGGAATATTTCATTTCGAAATCGGATCCGAG contains these protein-coding regions:
- a CDS encoding uncharacterized protein (COG0454 Histone acetyltransferase HPA2 and related acetyltransferases), which produces MPKPHKLTLVTDMSAATVDALVASYVASFSLETFYPSTAQLKGLPDGEYWHALQLKKIAYASLSNPGHEVWCILGDREGGIEGRDVAALVIFKLPGCPPDGPTPYDAELAGLPKVAVERYHRIAKASAALTARSWPGDSFHISWLGVAPAYEKRGMAGALMRMALARAAEQGGSLRLSTQSADNVAFYEHLGFQAKGYDEWDIAGVPHTFWVMVAEPKPADGG
- a CDS encoding uncharacterized protein (Phospholipase A-2-activating protein), yielding MAAKPYQLAFTLHGHSSDVRAVAVPNPSKPLLLSASRDGSAILWGPSTNGKDWDAKLRVEELERDYVSCVTSVHYQGDDYMLIGSSKGLLSTYLIPAVTNDASTADAPTIEPFHTLIEHRQNLCCIDASQDGLIASGSWDMTVIVWKDFKKVLAIEGHKQAVWAVKFVGEDRVLTASADKTITLHAIDIANGRSTPLQTYTGHTEPVRGLSLRADGQGFWSCGNDGLVNLYSFDQPAPVRSLSGHTSFVYSVAALPDGSGAVSSGEDGTLRLWSETELVQTINHPSLSIWSCAVAPQAKEPGFYLVSAAADSTIRFFTRSDDLKADAESLAQWDKEVGERKLDKSQVGDVKRTDLPGMEALGREGKKDGQVIMINNNDNVEAYQWQAANSTWQQIGQVVDAVGSGRKQLYEGKEYDHVFDVDVSEGMPPLKLPYNVTENPWVAAQRFLDRNDLPGGYAEQVVDFIQKNTGGVELGTGSSSYADPYTGATRYTGGGVTTGSGGAQSADPFTGGSRYTGGGVTTGSTGGYGGADPLTGPSSYQSTPSAPTSRILPVKAYLTFKKINAKAAQGKLEQFDQELSSSSPKLVMDNATKACLDEAVVIVAADKPAGQESYDPIKLLELGQRWAEAHRFPLVDILRVLALYSPAFASCADVPKALLVMAGWSSTGPVEKARATNTLLALRALANMFNSAAGQSTMVAAAGQGIFDDLITGRPWASLGNAKQPFATIALNYSITALDNKLPASQAGGLLGLIVHILKSESTDSETIYRAGVAFGNLLSSPIKGNLAVGSVKEGKQVLLTRAKALNEKRVTELALEVSAISA
- the LIA1 gene encoding uncharacterized protein (Catalyzes the hydroxylation of the N(6)-(4-aminobutyl)- L-lysine intermediate to form hypusine, an essential post- translational modification only found in mature eIF-5A factor), which encodes MSVSVTPAQLTALRSTLLNTSGVTPLHERFRALFMLKAVGGDEVIAIIAEGLKDDSALLKHELAYVLGQLGSATAVPILEDVLVNPNGKHCAMVRHEAAEALGAISSESSLSTLRKYLDDPAREVRETCEIAVAKIEYDHTPEGKARLPNPAFPTIDPAPSSSKEPVADLRVALLNTKLPLFERYRAMFALRDYGGAERDAVRALADGFSDSSALFRHEIAYIFGQLSSPHSIPSLLRVLRDDAEEEMVRHEAAEALGGIASDGADADIDPRDDPLPEGGVLAILRDWAVRPEAPEVVRESCQVAIDMWEYENSTDQFNPLDKLATDSKSYTTGMERSAHAAVAAGISA